One genomic region from Lonchura striata isolate bLonStr1 chromosome 23, bLonStr1.mat, whole genome shotgun sequence encodes:
- the LOC110468167 gene encoding opioid-binding protein/cell adhesion molecule homolog isoform X5 — protein MDNVTVRQGESATLRCTVDDRVTRVAWLNRSTILYAGNDKWSIDNRVVILSNTKTQYSIKIHNVDIYDEGPYTCSVQTDNHPKTSRVHLIVQVPPQIVNISSDITVNEGSSVTLMCLAFGRPEPTVTWRHFSGKVHPPGQTFVSEDEYLEITGITREQSGEYECSAVNDVSVPDMRKVKVTVNYPPYISNAKNTGASVGQKGILQCEASAVPVAEFQWFKEDTRLANGLEGVRIESKGRLSTLTFFNVSEKDYGNYTCVATNKLGNTNASIILYGPGAVHDGGNAASRVAAGLCLWATLLARLLLDF, from the exons GTGTACTGTGGATGACCGGGTCACGCGGGTAGCGTGGCTGAACCGCAGCACCATCCTGTATGCCGGCAATGACAAGTGGTCTATAGACAACCGTGTGGTCATCCTGTCCAACACCAAGACCCAGTACAGCATCAAGATACACAACGTGGACATATATGATGAGGGCCCCTACACCTGCTCTGTGCAGACAGACAATCACCCCAAGACTTCACGCGTCCATCTCATCGTGCAAG TGCCCCCCCAGATTGTCAACATCTCGTCAGACATCACCGTGAACGAGGGCAGCAGCGTGACCCTCATGTGCCTGGCCTTTGGGAGACCGGAGCCCACCGTCACGTGGCGGCACTTCTCTGGGAAAG TACATCCCCCAGGGCAGACCTTCGTGAGTGAGGACGAGTACCTGGAGATCACGGGCATCACACGGGAGCAGTCCGGGGAGTACGAATGCAGCGCCGTCAACGACGTGTCCGTCCCGGACATGCGGAAAGTCAAAGTTACTGTCAACT ACCCGCCGTACATCTCCAACGCCAAGAACACGGGCGCTTCGGTGGGCCAGAAGGGCATCCTGCAGTGCGAGGCTTCGGCCGTTCCCGTGGCGGAGTTTCAGTGGTTCAAGGAGGACACCAg GTTAGCGAACGGGCTGGAGGGAGTGCGGATCGAGAGCAAGGGCCGCCTGTCCACGCTGACCTTCTTCAACGTCTCAGAGAAGGATTACGGCAACTACACGTGCGTGGCCACGAACAAGCTGGGCAACACCAACGCCAGCATCATCCTCTATG GGCCCGGAGCGGTGCACGATGGCGGCAACGCAGCGTCCCGGGTGGCTGCTGGCCTCTGCCTCTGGGCCACCCTCCTTGCTCGCCTCCTTCTCGACTTTTGA